In Sagittula stellata E-37, the DNA window CAGGGCGGCAAGTTCACGGCCGACCGCTGGTTCCGCGGCGACGTGGCCGCGTTCGGCGGTCTGAGCTACGCCCCAAACGACCGCTTCAAGTTCAAGGTCGAATACTCGTCCGACACCTACGAGCGCGAGGTCGCCAGCGGCGGTGTCGAGCATAAGTCGCCCTGGAACTTCGGCGTCGATTACAAGCTTTGGAATGGCGCCGGTCAGTTCTCTCTCTACAGTGTCATGGGGAGCGAGGTCGGCGCGCAGCTGACACTCTACACCAACCCGAAAACTCTGGGTGTTCCGGGCGGTATCGAGCCGTCGGGTCTGCCCGTCGCTCCGCGTCCGCCCGGTGCTGCCGCCGATCTGGGATGGTCCGTCGATCCGCAGAAGACCACGGCAGCGCAGACGCAACTTGCCCAGACGCTTGCCACCGAAGGCATCAGGCTGGAGGGAATGACCCTCGAAAGCCGACGCGCCGTCGTGCGCGTGTCCAACCCGCGCTTCAACTCCGAAGCGCAGGCGTTTGGCCGCATCGCCCGCGTCATGACCCGGACGCTGCCGGCGTCGGTCGAGCAATTCGAAATCATCCCGATGGTCAACGGTATGGCCATTTCGTCGGTCGTCATCATGCGCTCCGACCTTGAACGGCAAGAGCACGAGGCCGCGATCGAGATCCTGCCGCGCGTTCGCTTCTACGACGGGTTCGGGCGTGAGCCGGAAGCATTCCGCTCGGCCTATCCTCAGTTCGACTGGTCGCTGGCACCCTACGTCGATGTGTCGGTCTTCGACCCCGATGAACCTGTACGGACCGAAGGCGGGGTGCGCGGCAACTTCAGCCTCGATGTCACACCGAACCTCGTGTTCTCCGGTACGGCTTCCTATCGCCTCTCCGGCAACATCAGCAAGATCAGCCGCCGGGATGAATCGGGTCTGCCGCGTGTACGCACCGATGCGCCGGTCTACGCGGCCGAGGGTGATGAGACCATCGAGAACCTGCAGCTGGCCTACTACGGTCGTCCGGGCAAGAACCTCTATGGCCGGATTTCGGCGGGTTACCTCGAAGCGATGTTCGGCGGCGTTTCGGCAGAGATCCTCTGGAAGCCGGTCACCAGCCGTGTCGCCTTTGGCGCGGAAGTGAACTGGGTTCAGCGCCGCGACTACGATCAGCTGTTCGGTTTCCAGTCGATGACCACCACAGACCCCGTGTCCGGTGCCAAGCGTGAAATCCCCGAGTTCAACGGTCACGTCTCGGCGTATTACGACTTCGGCAACGGCTTCCACGGGCAGCTTGACGTGGGCAGCTATCTCGCCGGCGACGTCGGCGCGACGGTTTCGCTGGACCGAGAGTTTGCAAACGGATGGAGCGTAGGCGCATATGCAACGCTCACCGATGCTTCCGCCGACGACTTCGGCGAAGGCTCCTTTGACAAGGGCGTCCGCGTCACGATCCCGATCAGTACCCTCCTCAACACGCCGACACGGCGCGAGAACAACATCAACATCCGGTCTCTGACCCGTGACGGCGGTGCCCGTCTCAATGTTCGGGGGCGGCTCTACGAACAGGTTCGGGACTACCACAAACCCGAAGTTGTCGAGTCGTGGGGGAGGTTCTGGCGATGAAAATGACACGCCTGAAGACAATCGGCCTCGCCCTGTGTGCCGGTCTGATGCTGACGTCCTGCGGCAGCGACAAGTCTGCCAGCGCCTTGGATGTGATCAAGAACTTGCCGGCTTCGATCAAGTC includes these proteins:
- a CDS encoding YjbH domain-containing protein translates to MPGNPSRHSRRGRIVGALLGSVATLWSSAAVPQEGRDAASMNLYGSPGLVDMPTAEMLPDATISATFGGFGNYTRTTLGFQITPRLSGSFRYSELKAFPSSNSADYYDRSFDLRYLLMKESGWRPAIVVGMSDIIGTGVYSGEYVVATKTLMPGLKVTGGIGWGRFGSEATLGSLGTRPTTVLGQGGKFTADRWFRGDVAAFGGLSYAPNDRFKFKVEYSSDTYEREVASGGVEHKSPWNFGVDYKLWNGAGQFSLYSVMGSEVGAQLTLYTNPKTLGVPGGIEPSGLPVAPRPPGAAADLGWSVDPQKTTAAQTQLAQTLATEGIRLEGMTLESRRAVVRVSNPRFNSEAQAFGRIARVMTRTLPASVEQFEIIPMVNGMAISSVVIMRSDLERQEHEAAIEILPRVRFYDGFGREPEAFRSAYPQFDWSLAPYVDVSVFDPDEPVRTEGGVRGNFSLDVTPNLVFSGTASYRLSGNISKISRRDESGLPRVRTDAPVYAAEGDETIENLQLAYYGRPGKNLYGRISAGYLEAMFGGVSAEILWKPVTSRVAFGAEVNWVQRRDYDQLFGFQSMTTTDPVSGAKREIPEFNGHVSAYYDFGNGFHGQLDVGSYLAGDVGATVSLDREFANGWSVGAYATLTDASADDFGEGSFDKGVRVTIPISTLLNTPTRRENNINIRSLTRDGGARLNVRGRLYEQVRDYHKPEVVESWGRFWR